The Hevea brasiliensis isolate MT/VB/25A 57/8 chromosome 1, ASM3005281v1, whole genome shotgun sequence genome has a window encoding:
- the LOC110651687 gene encoding actin-depolymerizing factor 5 — MAMAFKMATTGIWVTDECKNSFMEMKWKKVHRFIVFKIDEKSRLVTVDKVGGPGEGYDELAASLPNDDCRYAVFDFDFVTVDNCRKSKIFFIAWSPTASRIRAKILYATSKDGLRRVLDGIHYELQATDPTEMGFDVIRERAK, encoded by the exons ATGGCGATGGCTTTCAAGATG GCAACCACTGGAATCTGGGTGACTGATGAATGCAAGAACTCCTTCATGGAGATGAAGTGGAAGAAGGTCCACAGGTTCATAGTGTTCAAGATCGATGAGAAATCAAGATTGGTCACCGTCGATAAGGTTGGTGGTCCCGGCGAGGGCTATGATGAGCTTGCTGCTTCATTGCCCAACGATGACTGTAGATATGCCGTTTTCGACTTCGACTTTGTCACCGTCGATAATTGCCGGAAGAGCAAGATCTTCTTCATTGCTTG GTCTCCAACAGCATCAAGAATTAGAGCAAAAATCCTATATGCAACCTCCAAAGATGGATTGAGAAGAGTGCTGGATGGTATCCACTATGAATTGCAAGCAACTGACCCAACTGAGATGGGATTTGATGTCATAAGGGAAAGAGCCAAATAA